TTGCCTCACTCAAGGCCGCTTCCAGCGCTTCGACATCACTGGCTTCGCGGATCTGGGCCTGGGGCAGGGCGGCTGAGATAGTCAGCCGAATGGCGGCGCGGAACAGTGGGTGATCATCTGCTATCAGGATATCGACCGGGATCATCAGGGGCCTTGTGAATAAGATCTGCTGCTTGAGTGTATCGGTTATGGGCTGGTAAAAAAAGACTTAGCAGCTGGTCGGTCGAGTGTAACGAGCGCAAGCGCAATAGATTGAAAATCATAAGATTACACTTTTAAGTGTAATAATAGACATAGGAAGTGTAACGTGAGCCAAGGCCATTACAGTCGTATCGTTGTACTGACCGGCGCCGGGATCAGCGCCGAGTCCGGTATCAAAACCTTTCGGGATAACGGCGGTCTTTGGGAGCAACACCGCCTGGAGGATGTGGCCACCCCCGAGGCCTTCTTGCGAGACCCGGCCTTGGTGCAGCGCTTTTATAATGAGCGTCGTGCCCAACTGCCCGAGGTGTCTCCCAACGCCGCCCACCTGGCGTTGGCCGAGTTGGAAAAGGCTGTCGGCGCCACCTTAGTCATTACCCAAAATATCGACGACCTTCACGAGCGAGCCGGCAGCCACCATCTGGTACACATGCACGGCGAGCTCAGTAAGGCGCGCTGCGTCAAAACCGGGCAGCTTTTTCGGGTTACCGAGCCCTTGGACGAGCACAGCCTGTGCACCTGCTGCGTGCCGGCCAATGCGCTGCGCCCCCATGTGGTGTGGTTTGGTGAGATGCCCCTGGGGCTTGATAGGATCTTCCACGCCCTGGCCCAGTGCGATCTCTTTATCGCCATTGGCACCTCGGGGCAGGTTTATCCGGCGGCGGGGTTTGTGGACGAAGCGCTGTCACAAGGGGCGCACTGCATCGAGGTAAACGCCGACCACTCGGAGATAAGCCACAAATTCCAAGAGCACCGCCGTGGGCCGGCCTCGGTTGAGGTGCCCAAGCTGGTCAAGGAACTGCTGGGCTGACAAAGTCGGCAATGTACGCGCTGATGGCGCCGGCCTGGGTGTAAAACAGCTCATGGCCGGCGCCGCCGAAGGGCACCAGTTTAGCGTTGGGAATGTGGGCCAGCACCGCCGTGGCATTGTCAAAGCCCACCACCTCATCTTCCAGACCATGCAAAATCAAGGTCGGGCAGCGGGTGATGGGCTGGGCCAGAGGCGTAAGGCGTTCAAACTGGCGGACATCGTTTTGTAGGCCATCGGCAAAGTAGGGAAACAGCGACAGGTATTCCTCGAAGGCCAGCTCCATCTCGTTCTGCCTGCCTTGGTTCGGGAAATATTGGCTCAGCACCGGTGATGCCAGCCAGGCAAGGTAGGTGTGGTCCAGCGCCAGGCGAATAAGCCGGGCGTAGCGGCCATCGCGTTTGTCTTCTGGCAGCGGTAGCGCCAGGGCTTCAATCAGTATCAGCGCCTTGCACTGCTCGGGGTGGCGATGGGCAAAGGCCAGGGCACTGGGCCCGCCACCGGAGATCCCCACCACTACCACCTGCTGATACCCCAGGTTACTGACCAGCTCTGAAAAAGCATCGGCCTGCTGAGTAGGCGTGGCGCCGGTTGCCAGCGGCGTGCGCAGGTAGCCGGGGCGGCTGACCGAAATAAGCGAAAACCGGTCATCAAAAAGGGGTTGGTAGAGCGGGAAGTTGAGGTTGCCCCGGTAGCTTGAAGGAGTGCCGTGGAACTGCAGTATCGGCTCGCCTTTACCTTTTATTTGGTATTCCAGCGGCCCTTGGCGGGTTTGCATCAGCTGGCTTTGGGCTGTCCATTTCTCGTAGCTAAGCTGTTGGAACCGTAAAAAGCGTTGATAACCCAGGGCCAGCACCACCACTATCACCAGCCCCAGTACGATGAACAGCCGTTTTAGCATGGACAGGCCCTCGCAGCAGGTACTTTCCAAGCATAGGAAACAAAAAAGGCTCCCGAAGGAGCCTTTTTTCAGTGGCCGGTTTTGAGCTTGGTCCAGTACTTCTCGTAGATGCCGATGGCATCGCCAACGTCGGTCTGGAACTGGCCCTTATCCACGGTGGCTTTGTCTGGGAAGATAACCTTGGAATTTTTCAGCGCGTCAGGCAACAGCGCCTTGCCGGGCAGGTTGGGGGTGGCGTAACCCACGTACTCCACGCATTCCTTGGCCACTTCGGGGCGCATCATGTAGTTGATGAATTTGAGCGCCGCCTCGGTGTGCTCGGCATGGGAGGGAATGGCAAAGGAGTCTACCCAGAAGATGGCGCCTTCTTTGGGGTAGACGTAAGCGAGATTCCCGCCTTCCTTGTTGGCCATGTACACCTCGCCGTTCCAGATCATGCCGATATCGGCATCGCCTGACAAATACGGCAGGCGCGGCGCGTCGGAGTTGAACACCTGGGTGTTGGCCACCAGCGGCTTGAGGGTCTCGTAGGCCTTTTCAATCTCTTTAGGGTCGGTGGTGTTGGCCGAGAAACCGTTCAGCGTCAGGCCAATCTGAAACACTTCGCGCACATCGTCGGTCAGCAGCAACCGGCCCTTGTATTCGGGCTTGAACAAGTCCTTCCAACTGGTGATGGTTTTGGGGTCGATTTCATCGGCGTTAACGCCAATGGCGGTAGAGCCCCAGAAGTAAGGTACCGAGTATTGGTTGTTCGGATCGTAGGGCTTGTTGAGCAGCGCCGGGTCGAGGTTTTTGAAGTTATCGAGCTTGCTCTTGTCGATTTTCTGCAAGAGGCCGTCTTTGCTCATCACGCTGATGTAATAGGTGGAGGGCACTACTACGTCGTAACCGGCGCCGTTGGTGAGTTTTAGCTTGGCAAACATCGCCTCGTTGGACTCGTAGTTGGTGACATTCACCTCAATGCCGGTTTCCTTGGTGAAGTTCTCAATCACGTCATCGGGAATGTATTCAGACCACACATACAGGTTCAGCTCTTTGTCTTGTGCCTGGGCGGCAAAGGCACTTAGCCCCAGCATCAGCGCCAGGGCGCCGCGGCGGATCTCTTTGTTCATTTTTTCTCCCTCATCAACCATTGGGACAGCAACACCAGAATTAGCGATATCCCCAGCATCACCGCTGCCAGGGCATTAACCTCGGGTTTGACCCCGACTTTCACCATGGAAAAGATCTTCACCGGCAGCACATCAAAGCTGGGGCCTGTGACAAAACTGGAGATGATCACGTCGTCCAGCGACAGGGTGAAGCTTAGCAGCCAGCCACCAGCAATAGCGGGTTTTGCAAGAGGCATCAAGATCTTGCGAAACACCACAAACTCGTTGGCACCCAGATCCCTGGCCGCTTCCACCATCCGTACGTCAAAGCCTTTAAGGCGCGAATAGACGGTGACCACCACAAAAGGCAGGCAAAAAGTGATATGGGCAAACAGCAGCGGCCAAAAGCCCTGGCCAAGACCCAACAGCACAAAGAGCGCCAGGAAGGACACGGCCATAACGATATCTGGCGACATCATCACCACAAACAGCAAAGTTGAGAGCGCTCCTTTGCCTTTGAACTGGTAGCGAAACAGCGCCACCGCCGCCAGGGTGCCAATAAGGGCGGCAAAGGTGGCGGCCAGCAGAGCGATCACCACCGAGTGCCAGGCGGCGTCCATCAGGCCGTGGTTATTCCAAAGCTCCACAAACCATTTCAGGGTAAAACCCTTCCATTCCAGGCCAAAGCGGTGCTTGTTAAAGGCGTTGACCAGCAAAATGCCAATGGGCACATACAGATACACCAGCACCAGGGTGATGATAAGAGCGCGAAGTGACTTAACCATCCAGCGCCTCCTGGCGGTTGATACGCTTGGCCGCCTGCCAGTAAAGCGCCAGCAGCAGCCCCATAAAGAGGGTGATCACCACGCTGGCCGCCGAGCCAAAGGGCCAGTCTTGTACCAGCAGAATTTGCCGCTTGATGATGTTACCCACCAGCATGTCCTTGCCGCCGCCCAGCATGTCCGAGACATAGAACATGCCCATGGCCGGCAGGAACACCAGCAGGCAACCGGCGACAATACCGGGCATGGTCAGGGGCAGCACCACATGGATAAAGGTGCGTATTTTACCGGCGCCAAGGTCGGCGGCCGCTTCAAGGTAACGGCCGTCGAGTTTTTCGATGGCACTGTAAAGGGGCAGTACCATAAAGGGCAGCAAAATGTAGACTAAGCCGAAGATAACGGCGCCATTAGTGTAAAGCCAGGTGATGCCGTTATCGGTGATGCCGGTAGCGATCAGCACCGCGTTCAGCAGCCCTTTCTTACCCAGCAATATCTTGATGGCGTAGGTGCGAATAAGGCTGTTGGTCCAGAACGGCACTATCACCAAAAACAGCAGCACCGGCCGCCACTTGGGGTTGAGGCTAGCGATGGCGTAGGCAAAGGGGTAGCCGATGAGCAGGCAAATCAGGGTGGCGATAAACGACAGCTTGACCGACAGATACAACACCTCGGCGTAGAGCGGGTCCATCAGCTGCTTGTAGCTGTGCAGGCTAAGGGGCAGCTGCACCAGGTTGTTGTCGCCTTTGCTGAGGAAACTCGACACCAGGATCATCAGGTTAGGCAGCAGTACAAATACCACCAGCCAACAGCTGATAAGCCCTATGGCCCAGAATTTAAAGGACTTGAGCTTATTCATCTGCCAGCACCACCTCCCATTGCGGCACCCAGCTCACCACCACCATCTCGTTAAGGCTGTGGTCGAAATCCGGGTCGTCCTCGTCGAAGAACTCCGACACCTGGATCCGGTTGCCGTCGGCCAGCTCCACCAGCGAATCAAGAGTCGCGCCCTTATAGGTGCGTTCAACCACCCGGCCCGCCAGGCCTTGCTCGCTACTGACCGCATCAAGGCGCAGGTCTTCGGGGCGCAGCATCACCTTGACCTTCTGGCCCGGCGCAAAGCTGTCCTTGCCGTTGACCTTAAAGGCTTTGCCAAGGATGGTGACATCCAGATGGGTGCCGTCGTGGCCCACCACCTCGGCGTCAAAGATATTGATTTCGCCGATAAAGCGCGCCACAAAAAGGCTTTGAGGAGTCTCGTAAATCTCCCTTGGGGTGCCCAGCTGCTCGGCGCGGCCGTTATTCATCACCAAGATGCGGTCAGACATGGACAGCGCCTCTTCCTGGTCATGGGTGACGAAGATAAAGGTGATGCCAAGGCTGCGCTGAAGCTGCTTAAGCTCCCACTGCATGGCTTTGCGAAGCTTGAAATCGAGGGCCGAGAGGGATTCGTCCAGCAGCAACACCTTGGGTTTGTTCACCACCGCCCGGGCGATGGCCACCCGCTGCTGCTGGCCGCCGGAGAGCTGATGGGGTTTGCGCTTGGCAAAGCTGTCCAGCTGTACCATCTTCAGCGCGTCCATTACCCGGCTTTGAATGTCGCCGGCGGCGACTTTCTGCATCTTCAGGCCAAAAGCGACATTGTCGAATACCGTCATATGGGGAAAGAGCGCATAGCTCTGGAACACGGTATTCACATTGCGCTTTTCAGCGGGCAGGGCGGTGTTGTCGATACCGGCGATTTCAACGATACCGGCGTCGGCGTTTTCCAGGCCGGCGATAAGGCGCAGCGCCGTGGTTTTGCCGCAGCCTGACGGGCCCAGAATGGTAAAGAACTCACCGTCTTCGATGGTCAGGTCCAAACCGGCCAGCACGGCCTTGCCGTCAAAGTGCTTTTCAACACCTTTAAGCACCACTACCGGGGGCTTTTTCTCAACGTGGGTCATGTTTGTTTGTGCAAGTTGGCCAGCAAAAGAAGGCATTTTAAAGAAATGCGCTGGCACTGATAAGGGTAATGAAGGTAAAAAGCGGGGTTAAGTCTTGTGAACGCGGTTTTTTATGTCTTTTGAACAGTTTTTGCTGCTGGCCGGCGCCCATCTATTGGCGGTGGTAAGCCCGGGGCCGGATTTCGCTGTAGTGAGCCGCCACGCCATTGCCTTTGGCCGGCGCTGCGCCCGTTTTGTGGCCTTTGGTGTTGGCTGCGGCATCCTGGTACACATGGCCTATACCTGGGCCGGGGTGGCGTTGCTGCTTAAAACCCACCACTGGCTGGAGGTGAGCTTTTCGGTGGTGGCCGCCGCTTATCTTCTTTACATGGCCTGGGGCGCCCTTCGCTCAAGCCAGGGGATGGCCCTTAGCGCCGAGCAGGGCGATGCCCCCGATGCACTGCTCTCTTTTCGCCGCGGCTTTTTAACCAATGCTCTTAATCCCAAAGCCACGCTGTTCTTCCTGGCGCTGTTTGGCTCGGTGCTCAATACCAGCCCCAGTGGCTGGCAGATGCTGGGGATCTCCGCCTATCTGGCCTTTGCCACCGGCCTTTGGTTTGTGCTGCTGGGCTGGCTGCTTACCGCCGGGCCTTTGGGGCGTTTCCTGGCGGTGAAGGGCTATTGGATAGACCGTATCCTCGGGGTTTTCCTGGTGGCGCTTGCCGCACGTCTCATTTACGGACTTTTCTGGTAGAATGCTGCCTTAACATCAAAAAGGGCGCCAACAGGCGTCCTTTATCTTGGTTACGCGCCGGCTTTACGGGTCGGTCAGCTGAAAGAGGACATCACTATGGCCCAGTTTGTGGTCGCGGCCCTGTATAAATTTACCCGTCTGCCTGAATTTGAACGCCTCCAGCAACCGCTGCTGGACTTGATGAGCAAGCACGAGGTCAAAGGCACTTTATTGCTGGCCGCCGAAGGCATTAACGGCACCGTTTGCGGCCCCCGAGCCGGTATAGACATCCTCAAAGCCTTTTTGGATGCCCAGCCTGCCTTTGCCGGCTTGAGCTACAAAGAATCGTTCAGTGACGAGCAAACCTTCTATCGCACCAAGGTCAAGCTCAAAAAAGAAATCGTCACCATGGGCGTTGAAGGCATCGACCCCAACCGGGTGGTGGGCACCTATGTCAAACCCCAGGATTGGAACAGTCTGATAAGCGACCCCGAAGTGCTGCTGGTTGATACCCGCAACGACTACGAAGTGGCGGTAGGCACCTTTAAAGGCGCCCTTGACCCCAACACCAAGGCCTTTCGCGATTTCCCCGCTTATGTAAAAGAGCACCTGGACCCGGCCCGCCACAAAAAGGTGGCTATGTTCTGCACCGGCGGCATTCGCTGCGAAAAATCCACGGCGTACCTTAAAGAGCAAGGCTTTGACGAGGTGTATCACCTCGAAGGCGGCATTCTTAAGTACTTAGAAGAAGTGCCGGCCGAGCAAAGCCTGTGGGAAGGCGAGTGCTTTGTGTTCGACCAGCGGGTTACCGTTAAACACGGCCTTATTCAGGGCAGTTTTGACCAATGCTTTGCTTGTCGCCGCCCCATCAGTGACGAAGACAAAGCCTCTGACCGCTACCAGCAAGGGGTGGCTTGCCCGCACTGCTTTGACGAGATGAGCGAAGAGCAAAAGGCACGTTTTAGCGAACGCCAAAAACAAATCGCTCTTGCCAAGGCGCGCAACCAAACCCATATTGCTGCCGACGTCACCCAACTCAAGGCTGAGAAAGAGGCCCGTAAACAGGCCCTGGCTGAAAAGAATAATGACTGAACAAGAACCGCAGACCGTCCACGTAGGTGGCTCGGTAGATAAAGCCCTGGCCCGCGCCATTTCGCTCAATATCGGCGCCATGCTCAAAGAAGCCTGGCAAGGGGCCGCCCGCCTTGACCGTGGCATGCTCTCGCCGCTGCTGATGCTGGTGGGGCTAAGCCTGGTATTGGGCTCCATCATGCTTGAAGTGATGGGCATGCTGGGCTGGACTATCACCGATATCCAGGGCCAAAGTCTGCTGCAACTGGTGCTCACCGTGATGTTGGCACCGGCCTATGCCGGTATCCAATTGATTGCCCTGCAACATGTGGTGGGGCTGCGCCCTCCGCTTAACATGCTCTGGCACTGGTATCGCATTGGCCCGGTACTGAGCCTGGCGGCCTTGCTGACCATGGCTATCTCCAGCCTGGGGACAGCGCTGTTCATCATTCCCGGATTGTTGCTGCAAGTGGTGCTGGCACCGGTGCTGATGTTGGTGGCCGATAAAGGCATGTCGCCTTTTGCCGCCATCCGTGTCTCGGTCATCGTTGGCTTCAAATACTTTGCGGCCTTCCTGGTTTGCCAATTGCTGCTGATTGTGGCGGTGGCAGTTGGGGTATTGACCTTTGGCCTGGCGGCCCTATGGCTGGCGCCGTTTTATCTGCGTTTTCAAGCCATTATCTACCGCGAGCTGTTTGGTGTGCGGCTTAAACTGGCCACCGGCCAACAACAGGCGCTGTTTAACGCATGATGGTGCAGACTCTGCGCGCGCCGCTATTGCTACTGGTGATTTTGCTGGTAGCACTGGCTTGGCTGCGACAAGGCGGCGAATCGCCGGCGCGTCAGGCCAGTGTCGGCTCAACGGTGGTGCCCGACTTTAGCCAGTACCAGGAAGTGGCCGAGAAGAAGAAAGCCTTTTTCTCTTATCTGCGCCCCCTGGTGGAAGCCGAAAACGCCCGCATCCTTACCGAACGGGGCCGTTTAAAAGCGTTGCTGGGCAAACGTAAATTAAGCCCCGCCGAGCAGGAGTGGCTGGATAACCTGGCCATCCGCTACGACGTGCCGCTGCCCCTTGATACCGAGGGCCGCCAAACCTTGCTGCGCCGGGTGGATAAACTGCCGGTGGCGCTGGTGCTGGTGCAGGCCGCCAATGAATCGGCCTGGGGCACCTCCCGTTTTGCCATCGACGGCAACAACTTCTTCGGTCAATGGTGTTACGTGGAAGGCTGCGGCCTGGTGCCGCAAGACAGGGTAGAGGGCGCCAGCCACGAGGTGGCCAAATTCAGCTCGCCCCAGGCGTCGGTGCGCAGTTATATCCATAACATCAATACCAATAACGCCTATCGCGGGCTTCGGGAGATCCGCCAAACGGCTCGCCAAAAGGGCCAGGACCCTAAAGCCGAGAGCCTGGTGCAGGGCTTGATGCGTTACTCAGAGCGAGGCGGCGCTTATGTGCGAGAGCTGTCGAGCATGATAAGCCACAACCGGCGCTACATGACCGATTAAAAAACGCGCCCAAGGGCGCGTTTTTCGTTACAGGGCTTTGACCGCCAACGTCAGGGCCGGGTCAATCTCGATACCGTCTTCGTCGTCTTCGACCACCGGGTTACTAAAACTTTCCCGGTCAAAGGCGGTATCGCCTTCCAAACCCTCGGCGTTGTCGCGGCTAAGGCCTTTGAAGTCGAACAGGGCGGTGTCGGCCAGATGCGAGGGCACCACATTTTGCAGGGCTTTAAACATGGTCTCAATACGGCCTGGGTATTGGCGGTCCCAGGTTTGCAGCATTTCTTTAATCACCTGGCGCTGCAGGTTGGGCTGCGAGCCGCAGAGGTTACAAGGAATGATGGGGTATTCCCGGGCCTCGGCGTACTTGATGATGTCTTTTTCGCGGCAATAGGCCAGCGGACGGATCACCATGTGCTTGCCGTCGTCTGACACCAGCTTGGGCGGCATCGCCTTCATCTTGCCGCCGTAGAACATGTTCAGCAGCAGGGTTTCGAGGATGTCGTCACGGTGGTGGCCAAGGGCAATCTTGTTGCATTTGAGCTCGGTGGCGGTGCGATAGAGGATACCGCGGCGCAGCCTTGAGCAAAGCGAGCAGGTGGTTTTGCCTTCGGGCACCTTTTCTTTGACGATGGAGTAGGTGTCCTCGTTAACGACGAGGTACTCCACACCCAGGGTATCGAGATACTGGGGCAGAACATGCTCGGGAAAGCCGGGCTGTTTTTGGTCAAGGTTCACCGCCACCAGGTCGAAATGCACCGGGGCCGAGGCCTTGAGGTTCATCAGGATCTCAAGGAGGGTGTAGGAATCCTTGCCGCCAGACAGGCAAACCATGATGCGGTCGCCGTCTTCAATCATATTGAAATCGCTGATGGCCTGACCCACATGGCGACGCAGCCGCTTTTGCAGCTTGTTGAAATTGTATTGTTGCTTGTGGCCGGACATGCCCGCTCCCATACAGCCTCTTTAGGGGCGCATATTATACGCAAAAGAAAACGCCGCGCTATGCGCGGCGTTTCAAGTTGCGGGCCTTAACCTTTGGCGGCGGGTTTAAGGGCCAGAAGGTCGCTCTCGAGGCGGTCAATCACCTGCTCGGCAGTGTTACCGATAAGGGCTGCAGTCAGGCCGGTGCGGCCCACTGTACCCATGATCACCAATTCTGCGTTAAGGCTCTCGGCCACGGCCGGGATCACGTCCTCGGGCAGGCCTTCTTTGACATGGATATGGTCACCGGCAATGCCAAAGGCCGCAGCATGCTCCTTGGCCTGCTTCTCGTGGTGCTCCTTCATGGCCTGGGTGTAGGCCTGAGGGTCGAACTCCGGGATCTCGATGGCAATGTTCACCGGGGTGCCGGGGTAGGCGGTAACCAGATGCAGGTCGGCGTTGATAAGCTCGGCAATGGCTTTGCCTTCGCGGGTAATAACATCGTCCAGTTGTTGGTGGGCGTCGTCTTCGGAGCCGCAGTTCACCGCCGCCAGTACCACGCCGTTCTCTGGCCACTCGTGATCTTTTACCAGCATCACCGGC
This sequence is a window from Gallaecimonas pentaromativorans. Protein-coding genes within it:
- the cobB gene encoding Sir2 family NAD+-dependent deacetylase, with product MSQGHYSRIVVLTGAGISAESGIKTFRDNGGLWEQHRLEDVATPEAFLRDPALVQRFYNERRAQLPEVSPNAAHLALAELEKAVGATLVITQNIDDLHERAGSHHLVHMHGELSKARCVKTGQLFRVTEPLDEHSLCTCCVPANALRPHVVWFGEMPLGLDRIFHALAQCDLFIAIGTSGQVYPAAGFVDEALSQGAHCIEVNADHSEISHKFQEHRRGPASVEVPKLVKELLG
- a CDS encoding alpha/beta fold hydrolase, producing the protein MLKRLFIVLGLVIVVVLALGYQRFLRFQQLSYEKWTAQSQLMQTRQGPLEYQIKGKGEPILQFHGTPSSYRGNLNFPLYQPLFDDRFSLISVSRPGYLRTPLATGATPTQQADAFSELVSNLGYQQVVVVGISGGGPSALAFAHRHPEQCKALILIEALALPLPEDKRDGRYARLIRLALDHTYLAWLASPVLSQYFPNQGRQNEMELAFEEYLSLFPYFADGLQNDVRQFERLTPLAQPITRCPTLILHGLEDEVVGFDNATAVLAHIPNAKLVPFGGAGHELFYTQAGAISAYIADFVSPAVP
- a CDS encoding extracellular solute-binding protein; this encodes MNKEIRRGALALMLGLSAFAAQAQDKELNLYVWSEYIPDDVIENFTKETGIEVNVTNYESNEAMFAKLKLTNGAGYDVVVPSTYYISVMSKDGLLQKIDKSKLDNFKNLDPALLNKPYDPNNQYSVPYFWGSTAIGVNADEIDPKTITSWKDLFKPEYKGRLLLTDDVREVFQIGLTLNGFSANTTDPKEIEKAYETLKPLVANTQVFNSDAPRLPYLSGDADIGMIWNGEVYMANKEGGNLAYVYPKEGAIFWVDSFAIPSHAEHTEAALKFINYMMRPEVAKECVEYVGYATPNLPGKALLPDALKNSKVIFPDKATVDKGQFQTDVGDAIGIYEKYWTKLKTGH
- the potC gene encoding spermidine/putrescine ABC transporter permease PotC encodes the protein MVKSLRALIITLVLVYLYVPIGILLVNAFNKHRFGLEWKGFTLKWFVELWNNHGLMDAAWHSVVIALLAATFAALIGTLAAVALFRYQFKGKGALSTLLFVVMMSPDIVMAVSFLALFVLLGLGQGFWPLLFAHITFCLPFVVVTVYSRLKGFDVRMVEAARDLGANEFVVFRKILMPLAKPAIAGGWLLSFTLSLDDVIISSFVTGPSFDVLPVKIFSMVKVGVKPEVNALAAVMLGISLILVLLSQWLMREKK
- the potB gene encoding spermidine/putrescine ABC transporter permease PotB codes for the protein MNKLKSFKFWAIGLISCWLVVFVLLPNLMILVSSFLSKGDNNLVQLPLSLHSYKQLMDPLYAEVLYLSVKLSFIATLICLLIGYPFAYAIASLNPKWRPVLLFLVIVPFWTNSLIRTYAIKILLGKKGLLNAVLIATGITDNGITWLYTNGAVIFGLVYILLPFMVLPLYSAIEKLDGRYLEAAADLGAGKIRTFIHVVLPLTMPGIVAGCLLVFLPAMGMFYVSDMLGGGKDMLVGNIIKRQILLVQDWPFGSAASVVITLFMGLLLALYWQAAKRINRQEALDG
- the potA gene encoding spermidine/putrescine ABC transporter ATP-binding protein PotA, with the translated sequence MTHVEKKPPVVVLKGVEKHFDGKAVLAGLDLTIEDGEFFTILGPSGCGKTTALRLIAGLENADAGIVEIAGIDNTALPAEKRNVNTVFQSYALFPHMTVFDNVAFGLKMQKVAAGDIQSRVMDALKMVQLDSFAKRKPHQLSGGQQQRVAIARAVVNKPKVLLLDESLSALDFKLRKAMQWELKQLQRSLGITFIFVTHDQEEALSMSDRILVMNNGRAEQLGTPREIYETPQSLFVARFIGEINIFDAEVVGHDGTHLDVTILGKAFKVNGKDSFAPGQKVKVMLRPEDLRLDAVSSEQGLAGRVVERTYKGATLDSLVELADGNRIQVSEFFDEDDPDFDHSLNEMVVVSWVPQWEVVLADE
- a CDS encoding LysE family translocator, with the translated sequence MSFEQFLLLAGAHLLAVVSPGPDFAVVSRHAIAFGRRCARFVAFGVGCGILVHMAYTWAGVALLLKTHHWLEVSFSVVAAAYLLYMAWGALRSSQGMALSAEQGDAPDALLSFRRGFLTNALNPKATLFFLALFGSVLNTSPSGWQMLGISAYLAFATGLWFVLLGWLLTAGPLGRFLAVKGYWIDRILGVFLVALAARLIYGLFW
- a CDS encoding rhodanese-related sulfurtransferase is translated as MAQFVVAALYKFTRLPEFERLQQPLLDLMSKHEVKGTLLLAAEGINGTVCGPRAGIDILKAFLDAQPAFAGLSYKESFSDEQTFYRTKVKLKKEIVTMGVEGIDPNRVVGTYVKPQDWNSLISDPEVLLVDTRNDYEVAVGTFKGALDPNTKAFRDFPAYVKEHLDPARHKKVAMFCTGGIRCEKSTAYLKEQGFDEVYHLEGGILKYLEEVPAEQSLWEGECFVFDQRVTVKHGLIQGSFDQCFACRRPISDEDKASDRYQQGVACPHCFDEMSEEQKARFSERQKQIALAKARNQTHIAADVTQLKAEKEARKQALAEKNND
- a CDS encoding glucosaminidase domain-containing protein, which produces MMVQTLRAPLLLLVILLVALAWLRQGGESPARQASVGSTVVPDFSQYQEVAEKKKAFFSYLRPLVEAENARILTERGRLKALLGKRKLSPAEQEWLDNLAIRYDVPLPLDTEGRQTLLRRVDKLPVALVLVQAANESAWGTSRFAIDGNNFFGQWCYVEGCGLVPQDRVEGASHEVAKFSSPQASVRSYIHNINTNNAYRGLREIRQTARQKGQDPKAESLVQGLMRYSERGGAYVRELSSMISHNRRYMTD
- the ttcA gene encoding tRNA 2-thiocytidine(32) synthetase TtcA, which gives rise to MSGHKQQYNFNKLQKRLRRHVGQAISDFNMIEDGDRIMVCLSGGKDSYTLLEILMNLKASAPVHFDLVAVNLDQKQPGFPEHVLPQYLDTLGVEYLVVNEDTYSIVKEKVPEGKTTCSLCSRLRRGILYRTATELKCNKIALGHHRDDILETLLLNMFYGGKMKAMPPKLVSDDGKHMVIRPLAYCREKDIIKYAEAREYPIIPCNLCGSQPNLQRQVIKEMLQTWDRQYPGRIETMFKALQNVVPSHLADTALFDFKGLSRDNAEGLEGDTAFDRESFSNPVVEDDEDGIEIDPALTLAVKAL
- the uspE gene encoding universal stress protein UspE — its product is MADFNKILVVVDPNETQQPALSRAAFLAKKTGAQITLFLTIYDFSYEMTTMLSSSEREAMRNGILSQRREWLDELAKPLQADGIKVETLTAWHNRPYESILKAVNEGGFDVLFKSTHEHSTLKAVIFTPTDWHLLRKCPVPVMLVKDHEWPENGVVLAAVNCGSEDDAHQQLDDVITREGKAIAELINADLHLVTAYPGTPVNIAIEIPEFDPQAYTQAMKEHHEKQAKEHAAAFGIAGDHIHVKEGLPEDVIPAVAESLNAELVIMGTVGRTGLTAALIGNTAEQVIDRLESDLLALKPAAKG